The following proteins are co-located in the Citrobacter freundii ATCC 8090 = MTCC 1658 = NBRC 12681 genome:
- the modA gene encoding molybdate ABC transporter substrate-binding protein has protein sequence MARTWLRLFAGATLSLTVAGHALADEGKITVFAAASLTNAMQDIATQYKKEKNVDVVSSFASSSTLARQIEAGAPADLFISADQKWMDYAVDKKSIDNATRETLLGNSLVVVAPKASAQKDFTIDSKTNWTSLLNGGRLAVGDPEHVPAGIYAKEALQKLGAWDTLAPKLAPAEDVRGALALVERNEAPLGIVYGSDAVASKGVKVVATFPEDSHKKVEYPIAIVDGHKNATVSAFYDYLKGPQAAEIFKRYGFTTK, from the coding sequence ATGGCACGTACATGGTTACGCTTGTTTGCAGGGGCAACACTTTCTCTTACTGTTGCCGGACATGCGCTGGCGGATGAAGGAAAGATTACCGTTTTCGCAGCGGCTTCGCTGACCAACGCGATGCAGGACATTGCAACGCAATATAAAAAAGAGAAGAACGTTGATGTTGTCTCCTCTTTTGCTTCTTCTTCCACACTGGCGCGTCAGATTGAAGCAGGCGCACCGGCCGATCTGTTTATTTCTGCCGATCAGAAATGGATGGACTACGCGGTAGACAAGAAGTCGATTGATAACGCAACGCGTGAAACGCTGTTGGGTAACAGCCTGGTGGTGGTTGCGCCGAAAGCCAGCGCACAGAAAGACTTCACCATCGACAGCAAAACCAACTGGACCAGTCTGTTGAACGGTGGGCGCCTGGCTGTTGGCGATCCGGAACATGTTCCGGCAGGCATTTATGCCAAAGAAGCGCTGCAAAAACTGGGTGCATGGGATACCCTGGCCCCGAAACTGGCTCCTGCTGAAGACGTGCGCGGTGCGCTGGCGCTGGTAGAGCGTAACGAAGCGCCGCTGGGGATCGTCTATGGTTCTGATGCCGTCGCCAGCAAGGGCGTAAAAGTTGTGGCGACTTTCCCGGAAGATTCGCACAAAAAAGTGGAATACCCTATCGCGATTGTTGATGGGCACAAAAACGCAACGGTTAGCGCGTTCTATGATTACCTGAAAGGACCGCAGGCTGCTGAAATCTTTAAACGTTATGGATTTACGACCAAGTAA
- a CDS encoding 4-oxalomesaconate tautomerase: MKKIPCVMMRGGTSRGAFLLAQDLPQEEKLRDEVLIKIMGSGNALEIDGIGGGNPLTSKVAIISRSNDPKADIDYLFAQVLVHEQRVDTTPNCGNMLSAVGAFAIEKGLINAATPTTRVRIRNVNTNTFIEADIQTPNGVVEYEGTARIDGVPGTSAPIALTFLNAAGSKTGHIFPTGQHIDYINTVPVTCMDMATPVVIIPAEYLGKTGYESAQDLDADRELLARIESIRLQAGEAMGLGNVSNKVIPKPILISAPQHDGAINVRYFMPHSCHKALAITGAIAIASSCAINGTVTRQVTAGAHYGNITIEHPGGALDIYLTNEGDEPETIRASVIRTARKIFAGDVYLP, translated from the coding sequence ATGAAAAAAATACCTTGCGTTATGATGCGCGGAGGAACTTCAAGGGGCGCATTTTTATTAGCACAAGATCTACCACAAGAAGAAAAACTGCGTGATGAAGTATTGATTAAAATTATGGGTTCTGGCAATGCGCTGGAAATAGACGGCATTGGTGGTGGCAATCCGTTAACCAGCAAAGTAGCGATCATTAGTCGTTCAAACGACCCGAAAGCTGATATCGATTATTTATTTGCTCAGGTATTGGTGCATGAGCAACGGGTCGATACCACGCCGAACTGCGGCAATATGCTTTCCGCCGTTGGCGCGTTTGCTATCGAAAAGGGATTAATTAATGCCGCAACGCCGACCACCCGCGTTCGTATTCGCAATGTAAACACCAACACGTTTATCGAAGCTGATATACAGACACCAAACGGCGTTGTTGAGTATGAAGGAACAGCAAGAATTGACGGTGTCCCGGGAACATCGGCCCCGATTGCATTGACATTCCTGAATGCCGCAGGTTCTAAAACCGGGCATATTTTTCCAACGGGCCAACACATCGATTATATCAACACCGTTCCCGTGACCTGTATGGATATGGCGACACCTGTCGTAATTATTCCTGCCGAATACCTGGGGAAAACGGGTTATGAATCCGCGCAAGATTTAGATGCAGACCGCGAATTATTGGCGCGCATCGAGTCTATTCGTTTACAGGCCGGTGAAGCTATGGGCCTGGGAAATGTCAGTAATAAGGTTATCCCTAAACCTATTCTCATCTCGGCACCTCAGCACGATGGCGCAATTAATGTTCGCTATTTTATGCCGCATTCTTGCCATAAAGCACTGGCAATTACCGGGGCGATAGCGATCGCCAGCAGTTGCGCCATTAACGGTACCGTTACGCGTCAGGTAACGGCAGGCGCGCATTACGGGAATATCACTATCGAACATCCAGGCGGCGCTCTTGATATTTATTTAACCAATGAAGGGGATGAGCCTGAAACTATCAGAGCTTCGGTTATTCGCACCGCCAGAAAAATATTCGCCGGTGATGTTTATCTTCCCTGA
- the modE gene encoding molybdenum-dependent transcriptional regulator, whose protein sequence is MQAEILLTLKLQQKLFADPRRISLLKHIALSGSISQGAKDAGISYKSAWDAINEMNQLSEQTLVERATGGKGGGGAVLTRYGQRLIQLYDLLAQIQQKAFDVLSDDDALPLNSLLAAISRFSLQTSARNQWFGTITARDHDQVQQHVDVLLADGETRLKVAITAQSGERLGLEEGKEVLILLKAPWVGITQDDAIAQAADNQLQGTISHIERGAEQCEVLMTLPDGQTLCATLPIVQTHTLTEGANVTAYFNADRVIIATLC, encoded by the coding sequence ATGCAGGCCGAAATCCTTCTTACGCTGAAACTTCAGCAAAAACTGTTTGCTGATCCCCGTCGCATTTCTCTGCTTAAGCACATTGCGCTTTCCGGTTCCATCAGTCAGGGTGCTAAGGATGCAGGTATCAGCTACAAAAGCGCCTGGGATGCGATTAACGAAATGAACCAACTCAGCGAGCAGACGCTGGTTGAACGTGCCACAGGCGGTAAAGGCGGCGGTGGCGCGGTGTTAACGCGCTATGGCCAACGTTTAATCCAGTTATATGATTTACTGGCGCAAATCCAACAAAAAGCTTTTGATGTTTTGAGCGATGACGATGCGCTACCGCTCAACAGCCTGCTGGCAGCTATCTCGCGTTTTTCACTGCAAACCAGCGCCCGTAACCAGTGGTTTGGCACTATTACCGCTCGCGACCACGATCAGGTCCAGCAGCATGTTGACGTCCTGCTGGCCGATGGCGAAACGCGCCTGAAAGTGGCAATCACTGCGCAAAGCGGCGAGCGTCTGGGTCTTGAGGAAGGCAAAGAAGTACTGATTCTGCTGAAAGCGCCGTGGGTGGGAATCACTCAGGACGACGCCATCGCTCAGGCTGCCGATAACCAGTTGCAGGGCACGATTAGCCATATTGAACGCGGTGCGGAACAGTGTGAAGTGCTGATGACGTTGCCAGACGGCCAGACGCTCTGCGCGACGTTGCCGATAGTTCAGACCCACACATTAACTGAAGGCGCTAACGTCACAGCATATTTTAATGCGGACAGAGTGATTATTGCCACACTGTGCTGA
- a CDS encoding anion permease produces the protein MNVKSLWKLILILAIPCIIGLMPAPAGLSELAWVLFGIYLAAIVGLVIKPFPEPVVLLIAVAASMVVVGNLGSGVLKTSSVLSGYASGTTWLVFSAFTLSADFVTTGLGKRIAYILIGKIGNTTLGLGYVTVFLDLVLAPATPSNTARAGGIVLPIINSVAVALGSEPDKSPRRVGHYLMMTVYMVTKTTSYMFFTAMAGNILALKMINDICHLQLSWGGWALAAAVPGLVMLLVTPLVIYFMYPPEIKKVDNKTIAKAGLQDLGPMKGREKMLLGIFVLALLGWIFSKTLGVDESTVAIVVMGTMLLFGVVTWDDVVKNKGGWNTLIWYGGIIGLSSLLSKVKFFDWLAELFKNNLDFGNHGNVAFFVILFLSIIVRYFFASGSAYIVAMMPVFAMLANVSGAPLMLTALALLFSNSYGGMVTHYGGAAGPVIFGVGYNDIKSWWLVGAMLTFLTFLVHITLGLWWWNMLIGWNML, from the coding sequence ATGAACGTTAAATCATTATGGAAGCTAATATTAATATTGGCCATCCCTTGCATTATAGGACTTATGCCAGCACCGGCAGGATTAAGTGAACTGGCCTGGGTGCTATTTGGTATTTATCTCGCAGCCATTGTCGGGCTGGTGATCAAACCGTTTCCTGAACCGGTGGTATTATTGATTGCTGTTGCCGCTTCAATGGTGGTTGTCGGAAATTTAGGCAGCGGCGTACTTAAAACCAGCAGCGTGCTGAGTGGCTATGCTTCCGGTACGACATGGCTGGTGTTCTCTGCGTTTACTTTAAGCGCTGATTTTGTGACGACGGGACTGGGCAAGCGAATTGCCTATATTCTGATTGGTAAAATAGGTAACACCACGCTTGGCCTGGGCTACGTGACCGTATTTCTTGACCTGGTATTAGCCCCGGCAACACCGTCAAATACGGCGCGTGCGGGAGGCATTGTCTTGCCCATCATCAATAGCGTGGCGGTGGCGTTAGGCTCTGAGCCGGACAAGAGCCCCCGACGCGTCGGCCACTACCTGATGATGACGGTGTATATGGTCACTAAAACGACCAGCTATATGTTTTTTACTGCGATGGCAGGAAACATTCTGGCATTGAAGATGATCAACGATATCTGTCATTTACAACTAAGCTGGGGAGGATGGGCTCTTGCAGCAGCTGTGCCTGGACTGGTTATGCTGTTGGTAACGCCTTTAGTCATCTATTTTATGTATCCACCTGAAATTAAAAAGGTTGATAACAAAACTATCGCCAAAGCCGGGCTTCAGGATTTAGGGCCAATGAAAGGGCGCGAAAAAATGCTGCTGGGCATTTTCGTCCTCGCGCTATTAGGATGGATCTTTAGTAAAACTCTCGGCGTTGATGAATCAACGGTTGCCATTGTAGTAATGGGTACGATGCTTTTGTTTGGCGTAGTCACCTGGGATGATGTGGTTAAAAATAAGGGCGGCTGGAATACCTTAATCTGGTACGGCGGTATTATCGGTTTGAGTTCGCTGTTATCGAAAGTGAAATTCTTCGATTGGTTAGCCGAACTTTTCAAGAATAACCTCGACTTTGGTAACCACGGCAACGTTGCGTTCTTTGTTATTCTCTTTTTGAGCATTATTGTTCGTTATTTCTTTGCCTCTGGCAGCGCCTATATTGTGGCAATGATGCCGGTATTTGCCATGCTGGCGAACGTTTCTGGTGCACCACTGATGTTAACTGCATTGGCATTACTCTTTTCTAACTCTTACGGCGGCATGGTTACCCATTATGGCGGCGCCGCGGGACCGGTTATTTTTGGCGTTGGATATAACGACATCAAATCGTGGTGGCTGGTTGGCGCAATGCTGACGTTCTTGACGTTCCTCGTCCATATTACGCTGGGTCTTTGGTGGTGGAATATGTTGATTGGCTGGAACATGCTCTAA
- a CDS encoding pyridoxal phosphatase, whose product MTARVIALDLDGTLLTPKKTLLPSSLEALSRAREAGYQLIIVTGRHHVAIHPFYQALALDTPAICCNGTYLYDYQAKKVLESDPLPVDQALQLIEMLDEHQIHGLMYVDEAMLYERPTGHVVRTANWAQTLPPEQRPTFTQVPSLAQAAHDVNAVWKFALTDEDIPKLQQFDRYVEQHLGLECEWSWHDQVDIARKGNSKGRRLTQWIEAQGGSMENVIAFGDNFNDISMLEAAGTGVAMGNADDAVKARANIVIGDNTTDSIAKFIYSHLL is encoded by the coding sequence ATGACCGCACGCGTGATTGCCCTGGATTTAGACGGTACCCTCTTGACCCCGAAAAAAACCTTGCTGCCATCCTCTCTCGAAGCGCTCTCGCGCGCCAGAGAAGCAGGCTACCAACTTATCATTGTCACAGGTCGCCATCACGTTGCTATTCATCCTTTTTATCAGGCACTGGCGCTGGATACACCTGCAATTTGCTGTAACGGTACCTATTTGTATGATTATCAAGCAAAAAAGGTGCTGGAATCCGATCCCCTTCCGGTAGACCAGGCATTACAGCTGATCGAAATGCTGGATGAACATCAGATCCACGGGCTGATGTATGTGGATGAGGCCATGCTGTATGAGCGCCCTACCGGGCATGTAGTGCGTACTGCTAACTGGGCACAAACGCTGCCGCCGGAACAGCGCCCGACCTTCACCCAGGTTCCTTCGCTGGCGCAGGCGGCGCATGACGTTAACGCCGTCTGGAAATTTGCTCTGACCGACGAAGATATTCCGAAACTGCAGCAGTTTGACCGGTATGTCGAGCAACATCTGGGGCTGGAGTGTGAATGGTCCTGGCACGATCAGGTCGACATTGCCCGTAAAGGCAACAGTAAAGGACGACGCTTGACCCAGTGGATAGAAGCACAGGGCGGGTCAATGGAAAACGTGATTGCCTTTGGCGATAACTTTAACGATATCAGCATGCTGGAAGCCGCAGGCACCGGCGTAGCCATGGGCAACGCGGATGACGCGGTCAAAGCACGCGCCAACATCGTGATTGGTGATAACACCACCGACAGCATCGCGAAATTTATCTACTCTCACCTGCTGTAA
- a CDS encoding LysR family transcriptional regulator: protein MKHELSSMKAFVTLAESDSFNNAAKLLNITQPALTRRIKKMEEYLHTQLFERTTRKVTLTKAGKMLLPEARELIRALDETIFNISDVNVHHHGIVTLSCIPTAVFYFLPLAIGKFNERYPNIKVRIIEQGTNNCMESVLCNEADFGINMNNITNSSIEFTPLVNEPFVLACRRDHPLANKQLVEWQELLNYKLIGVRSSSGNRLLIEQHLADKPWKLNWFYEVRHLSTSLGLVEAGLGVSALPVLAMPQTPHPTLTSIPLVEPVIRRTLGVIRRKDAILSPPAERFFSLLLNLWADDKDCLWTSVAERHENLPLVE from the coding sequence ATGAAACACGAATTATCAAGCATGAAGGCGTTTGTCACACTGGCAGAGTCCGATTCTTTTAACAATGCCGCCAAGTTACTTAATATTACGCAACCTGCATTAACACGCAGGATTAAAAAGATGGAAGAGTATTTACACACTCAACTCTTTGAAAGAACAACTCGCAAAGTCACATTAACAAAAGCGGGAAAAATGCTTTTACCTGAAGCCAGAGAATTAATCAGGGCATTAGATGAAACTATTTTTAATATTAGCGATGTGAATGTTCATCATCATGGCATAGTGACATTATCCTGTATTCCTACCGCAGTTTTCTATTTCTTGCCGTTGGCAATAGGAAAATTTAATGAGCGGTATCCCAATATCAAAGTGCGAATTATTGAACAAGGTACGAATAATTGTATGGAATCCGTACTTTGCAATGAGGCTGATTTTGGAATAAATATGAACAACATCACAAATTCCTCTATCGAGTTCACTCCACTGGTTAATGAACCGTTTGTTCTGGCCTGTCGGCGCGATCATCCACTCGCCAATAAACAGTTGGTGGAGTGGCAGGAATTGCTGAATTACAAATTGATAGGCGTTCGCTCCTCAAGCGGTAACCGATTATTGATTGAACAACATTTGGCCGATAAACCGTGGAAGTTGAACTGGTTTTACGAGGTTCGTCATCTGTCCACTTCGCTGGGTCTGGTTGAAGCTGGATTGGGCGTTTCCGCGTTACCAGTGTTAGCAATGCCGCAAACGCCGCATCCCACCCTGACAAGTATCCCACTGGTTGAGCCTGTTATTAGACGCACGCTGGGAGTTATTCGGCGTAAAGACGCTATTCTCTCACCTCCCGCTGAACGTTTCTTCTCTCTTCTGCTTAATTTATGGGCAGATGACAAAGACTGTCTTTGGACATCCGTTGCTGAACGTCATGAAAATCTACCGCTTGTTGAATGA
- a CDS encoding AcrZ family multidrug efflux pump-associated protein — protein MLELLKSLVFAVIMVPVVMAIILGLIYGLGEVFNIFSGIGQKDQSRQNH, from the coding sequence ATGTTAGAGTTATTGAAAAGTCTGGTATTCGCCGTAATCATGGTACCTGTGGTAATGGCCATCATTCTGGGTCTGATTTACGGACTGGGTGAAGTGTTCAACATTTTCTCCGGTATCGGTCAAAAAGACCAGTCCAGACAGAATCATTGA
- the modB gene encoding molybdate ABC transporter permease subunit, which translates to MILTDPEWQAVILSLKVSSLAVLFSLPFGIFFAWLLVRCKFPGKALLDSVLHLPLVLPPVVVGYLLLVSMGRRGFIGEWLYDWFGITFAFSWRGAVLAAAVMSFPLMVRAIRLALEGVDVKLEQAARTLGAGRWRVFMTITLPLMLPGIIVGTVLAFARSLGEFGATITFVSNIPGETRTIPSAMYTLIQTPGGESAAARLCIISIVLALISLLISEWLARINRERTGR; encoded by the coding sequence ATGATACTGACCGATCCTGAATGGCAGGCCGTTATACTGAGCCTGAAAGTTTCTTCCCTGGCCGTGTTGTTTAGTCTGCCATTTGGGATCTTCTTTGCCTGGCTACTGGTGCGATGCAAGTTCCCAGGCAAAGCGCTGCTCGACAGCGTACTGCATTTGCCGCTGGTTCTGCCGCCTGTGGTGGTGGGGTATCTGCTGTTGGTCTCTATGGGACGGCGCGGATTCATTGGCGAATGGCTGTACGACTGGTTTGGCATCACTTTTGCCTTTAGCTGGCGTGGGGCGGTGCTGGCCGCTGCGGTAATGTCCTTCCCGCTCATGGTGCGGGCTATTCGTTTGGCGCTGGAAGGTGTCGACGTCAAGCTGGAGCAGGCGGCCCGCACACTGGGAGCCGGACGCTGGCGCGTCTTTATGACCATTACGTTACCGCTGATGCTGCCCGGCATTATTGTTGGTACGGTGCTGGCGTTTGCGCGTTCCCTTGGGGAATTTGGTGCAACCATTACCTTTGTTTCCAATATTCCTGGTGAAACCCGCACCATTCCTTCGGCGATGTATACCCTGATCCAAACTCCCGGCGGCGAAAGCGCGGCGGCGAGGTTATGTATCATTTCAATTGTGTTGGCGCTGATTTCGCTGCTGATTTCTGAATGGCTGGCGCGTATTAACCGTGAGCGGACGGGGCGATAA
- the pgl gene encoding 6-phosphogluconolactonase — protein sequence MKQTVYTASPESQQIHVWSLNHDGSLTLTQVVDVPGQVQPMVVSPDKRYLYVGVRPEFRVLAYRIAPDDGALTFAAESALPGSPTHISTDHQGRFVFVGSYNAGSVSVTRLEDGLPVELVDVVEGLDGCHSANISPDNRTLWVPALKQDRICLFDVSDDGHLVAQEPAEVTTVEGAGPRHMAFHPNKQYAYCVNELNSSVDVWELKDPYGKIECVQTLDMMPADFADTRWAADIHITPDGRHLYACDRTASLITVFSVSEDGSVLTKEGFQPTETQPRGFNIDHSGKYLIAAGQKSHHIAVYKIAGEQGLLTENGRYAVGQGPMWVVVNAY from the coding sequence ATGAAGCAAACCGTTTATACCGCCAGCCCTGAAAGTCAGCAAATCCACGTCTGGAGCCTGAATCACGATGGTTCTCTGACGCTGACACAGGTGGTTGATGTGCCGGGTCAGGTACAGCCGATGGTCGTCAGCCCGGATAAGCGTTACCTCTATGTTGGCGTGCGCCCGGAGTTTCGCGTGTTGGCTTATCGTATTGCGCCTGATGACGGTGCGCTGACCTTCGCGGCAGAGTCTGCGCTGCCGGGTAGCCCGACGCATATTTCTACCGATCATCAGGGACGTTTCGTGTTCGTGGGTTCTTATAACGCTGGCAGCGTGAGCGTCACGCGTCTGGAAGATGGTCTGCCGGTGGAACTGGTTGACGTGGTTGAGGGTCTGGATGGTTGCCACTCAGCCAACATCTCTCCGGATAACCGTACCCTGTGGGTTCCGGCGTTGAAACAGGATCGTATCTGCCTGTTTGACGTAAGCGATGATGGCCATCTGGTCGCGCAGGAACCGGCTGAAGTGACTACCGTGGAAGGCGCGGGCCCGCGTCATATGGCGTTCCATCCGAATAAGCAATATGCCTACTGTGTGAACGAACTGAACAGCTCTGTTGATGTCTGGGAGCTGAAAGATCCGTACGGCAAAATTGAGTGTGTGCAGACGCTGGATATGATGCCTGCAGATTTTGCTGATACCCGTTGGGCAGCAGATATTCATATCACACCTGATGGGCGTCATCTGTATGCCTGTGATCGCACCGCCAGCCTGATTACGGTCTTTAGCGTGTCTGAAGACGGTAGCGTACTGACTAAAGAGGGTTTCCAGCCTACCGAAACTCAGCCACGTGGTTTTAATATCGATCACAGCGGAAAATATCTGATTGCCGCCGGGCAAAAATCGCACCATATTGCGGTGTATAAGATTGCAGGCGAACAAGGACTGTTGACAGAGAACGGTCGTTACGCGGTAGGACAAGGCCCGATGTGGGTGGTGGTTAACGCCTACTAA
- the modC gene encoding molybdenum ABC transporter ATP-binding protein ModC: protein MLELNFSQTLGTHCLTLNETLPASGITAIFGVSGAGKTSLINAISGLTQPQSGRIVLNGRVLNDVENGICLTPEKRRVGYVFQDARLFPHYKVRGNLRYGMAKSMAGQFDKLVALLGIEPLLDRLPGGLSGGEKQRVAIGRALLTAPELLLLDEPLASLDIPRKRELLPYLQRLAREINIPMLYVSHSLDEILHLADKVMVLENGQVKAFGSLEDVWGSSVMHPWLPKEQQSSILKVSVLEHHPHYAMTALALGDQHLWVNKLEQPLQTALRIRIQASDVSLVLQPPQQTSIRNVLRAKVAQCYDDNGQVEVQLEVGGKTLWAKISPWARDELGIKPGLWLYAQIKSVSITA from the coding sequence ATGCTTGAACTTAATTTCTCCCAGACGCTGGGGACGCATTGTCTGACGCTCAACGAAACGCTGCCAGCGAGCGGCATCACCGCTATTTTTGGCGTTTCCGGTGCGGGCAAAACCTCACTGATTAACGCCATCAGTGGTCTGACGCAGCCGCAGTCCGGGCGCATCGTGCTCAACGGTCGGGTCTTAAACGACGTCGAGAACGGTATCTGTTTAACGCCGGAAAAACGCCGGGTGGGCTATGTTTTCCAGGATGCGCGCCTGTTCCCGCACTATAAAGTGCGCGGCAACCTGCGTTACGGAATGGCGAAAAGCATGGCCGGACAGTTTGATAAGCTGGTGGCGTTGTTGGGCATTGAACCGCTGCTTGACCGTCTGCCAGGCGGTCTTTCTGGCGGTGAAAAGCAGCGTGTCGCCATCGGTCGGGCGCTGCTGACCGCGCCTGAGTTATTGCTGCTTGATGAGCCGTTAGCCTCTCTGGATATACCGCGTAAACGCGAACTGCTGCCTTATCTGCAACGCCTGGCGCGGGAAATTAATATTCCGATGCTGTACGTCAGCCACTCGCTTGATGAGATTTTGCACCTGGCAGATAAAGTGATGGTGCTGGAAAACGGGCAGGTCAAAGCGTTTGGTTCGTTGGAAGATGTCTGGGGCAGCAGCGTGATGCACCCCTGGCTGCCTAAGGAACAGCAAAGCAGTATTCTGAAAGTCAGCGTGCTGGAACATCATCCACACTACGCGATGACCGCGCTGGCGCTTGGCGATCAGCATCTGTGGGTCAACAAGCTGGAGCAACCGCTGCAAACCGCGCTGCGTATTCGTATTCAGGCCTCTGATGTTTCATTGGTACTGCAACCGCCGCAACAGACCAGTATTCGTAATGTTCTCCGGGCAAAAGTCGCGCAATGCTATGACGACAACGGTCAGGTGGAAGTTCAGCTTGAGGTGGGCGGTAAGACGCTGTGGGCGAAGATCAGCCCATGGGCCAGGGATGAACTGGGTATCAAACCTGGCCTGTGGCTGTACGCGCAAATTAAGAGCGTATCGATTACCGCCTGA